One Brassica oleracea var. oleracea cultivar TO1000 chromosome C7, BOL, whole genome shotgun sequence genomic window carries:
- the LOC106303043 gene encoding uncharacterized protein LOC106303043: MATTTRMFCLVLVMVLMGCCCSAKIYKVGESKGWTAKKDGSYYEWAKRKEFQVGDSLMFEYDGNVNDVTQVSSRLVGVFVVFVAHDHPIPPPPPPRKILPFGKDYKVGDSNEWRVPEESDFYSKWSEEKQFHVGDNLLFYYNDQVDDVLEINSDLEFKSCDTISPVAVHNAGQDLIRLTKPGICYFITSKIGHCEAGLKLRIVVRPLSKSVPKKMQLSPFDRLIKWLHDSFTPHPHH; this comes from the coding sequence ATGGCGACAACCACAAGAATGTTTTGCCTCGTGCTCGTTATGGTTCTAATGGGATGTTGTTGCTCGGCAAAAATCTACAAAGTGGGAGAGTCGAAGGGATGGACAGCGAAGAAGGACGGTAGCTATTATGAATGGGCTAAGCGTAAGGAATTCCAAGTGGGGGATTCTCTGATGTTCGAATATGATGGCAACGTCAACGACGTCACTCAAGTTTCCAGTCGTTTGGTTGGTGTTTTTGTCGTTTTTGTCGCCCATGACCATCCGATTCCTCCACCACCACCACCGAGAAAGATCCTTCCTTTCGGAAAAGATTACAAGGTCGGTGACTCCAACGAATGGAGGGTTCCTGAAGAGAGTGACTTCTATTCCAAGTGGAGTGAGGAGAAACAGTTTCATGTGGGAGACAATCTTCTTTTCTACTACAACGACCAAGTCGATGACGTCCTAGAAATCAACAGTGATCTTGAGTTCAAATCTTGCGACACTATTTCTCCTGTTGCCGTGCACAATGCTGGACAAGATCTCATAAGGCTAACGAAACCAGGAATCTGCTATTTTATTACCTCAAAGATTGGTCATTGTGAGGCTGGGCTTAAGCTTCGAATTGTGGTGCGACCACTATCCAAAAGTGTTCCTAAGAAGATGCAGTTGTCACCTTTCGACCGTCTCATCAAGTGGCTACACGATTCCTTCACACCCCACCCCCATCACTAA